In Streptomyces sp. NBC_00878, a single window of DNA contains:
- a CDS encoding helix-turn-helix domain-containing protein produces the protein MPQSTEEHTGARIARIRKQRGLTQQGLAMRANVSKSLLSKAECGQKPASPALVAACARALGVSTSDLLGQPYAEELRRDRMDALIQPIREGLENWDVALDWETAPRPVALIRANVQQALVQRRQAQYTDMVRDLPALIDESVQAVHTTTGEEQRQAYECLAGAFRCVFTVAWNFGYMDLATVALDRLAWTAPRADEPGLAAMHAYLRAQTTMSSGRYDIGVRVIDRALRDLDDQDARRPAGIEAMRGVMHLRVAVIAGRMKDREHADARLAEARTIARRTGELPDFGVTWGPVNVGVHAVAIASEMDEFGLAVELAEDVRIPRGWTRSRAGHHWMDLGRAHAWTGHPEQALDCLQRARRTAPQQTRYHPTVRETVLALRRRERARNSSLAQYAEWVGI, from the coding sequence GTGCCGCAGAGCACTGAGGAGCACACCGGCGCTCGGATCGCCCGTATCCGTAAGCAGCGTGGCCTGACGCAGCAGGGGCTGGCGATGCGCGCCAATGTCTCCAAGTCGTTGCTGTCGAAGGCTGAGTGCGGACAGAAGCCTGCTTCCCCGGCTCTCGTCGCTGCCTGCGCCCGCGCGCTGGGTGTCTCCACCTCCGATCTGCTGGGGCAGCCGTACGCGGAAGAGCTACGCCGCGACCGCATGGACGCGTTGATCCAGCCGATCCGTGAGGGTTTGGAGAACTGGGATGTCGCCCTGGACTGGGAGACGGCGCCTCGTCCGGTTGCGCTCATCCGCGCCAACGTCCAACAGGCCCTCGTGCAGCGCCGCCAGGCCCAGTACACCGACATGGTGCGCGACCTTCCCGCCTTGATCGACGAGTCGGTGCAGGCCGTTCACACCACCACCGGGGAGGAACAGCGGCAGGCATATGAGTGCCTGGCAGGAGCCTTCCGGTGCGTGTTCACCGTGGCGTGGAACTTCGGCTACATGGACCTGGCCACCGTCGCACTGGACCGGTTGGCCTGGACGGCACCGCGTGCCGATGAGCCGGGCCTGGCTGCCATGCATGCCTACCTCCGCGCACAAACGACTATGTCGTCCGGCCGGTACGACATCGGTGTACGGGTGATCGACCGGGCACTGCGGGATCTCGACGACCAGGACGCGCGCCGTCCGGCGGGCATCGAGGCCATGCGCGGTGTGATGCATCTGCGGGTTGCGGTGATCGCGGGGCGGATGAAGGACCGGGAGCATGCGGACGCCCGGCTGGCCGAGGCTCGCACAATCGCCCGCAGGACTGGTGAGCTGCCCGACTTCGGGGTGACCTGGGGGCCGGTGAACGTCGGGGTCCATGCGGTGGCCATCGCCTCGGAGATGGACGAGTTCGGCCTTGCCGTCGAACTCGCCGAGGATGTACGGATCCCGCGCGGCTGGACCCGTTCGAGGGCTGGACACCACTGGATGGACCTCGGCCGCGCCCACGCCTGGACAGGCCACCCGGAGCAGGCCCTGGACTGCCTGCAACGGGCCCGGCGGACAGCACCCCAGCAGACCCGGTACCACCCGACTGTCCGGGAAACGGTGCTGGCCCTCAGGCGGCGCGAACGGGCCCGGAACAGTTCGCTGGCGCAGTACGCGGAGTGGGTCGGGATCTAA
- a CDS encoding Imm10 family immunity protein — MPSRSEWLVRVVVVEENVPDSCFTVGLAEDEYGEGRYLTFQCGLEEPGDQERTLGLDSYCILNETGGVDYGGVKEVSLVADKISFRFRPEAVEALELPSGEIALDVAPGCDIETLRFGLRRVLNYGNPEKFPVVLHL, encoded by the coding sequence GTGCCGAGTCGTTCTGAGTGGCTCGTCAGAGTCGTGGTAGTCGAAGAAAACGTGCCTGATTCCTGCTTTACGGTTGGGCTCGCGGAAGATGAATATGGCGAGGGGAGGTATCTCACCTTCCAGTGCGGCCTAGAAGAGCCCGGTGATCAGGAAAGAACGCTGGGGCTGGATAGCTATTGTATTCTCAATGAGACAGGGGGAGTCGACTATGGGGGAGTCAAAGAGGTCTCTTTGGTGGCAGATAAGATCTCTTTTCGCTTCAGGCCCGAAGCGGTGGAGGCACTTGAACTGCCATCCGGAGAGATCGCTCTTGATGTCGCGCCCGGGTGTGATATTGAAACCCTTCGCTTCGGGCTTCGTAGGGTCCTGAACTACGGAAACCCAGAGAAGTTTCCGGTCGTCCTGCATCTCTGA
- a CDS encoding glycosyltransferase family 1 protein — translation MKAIRRFTVRPVLPEALHPLSDLARNLRWSWHAETRDLFQSVDPERWAASDRDPVRLLGSVSPGRLAELAEDRRFLRRLAAAADDLNDYVTGDRWYQTQPSGLPAAIAYFSPEFGITAALPQYSGGLGILAGDHLKAASDLGVPLIGVGLLYRHGYFRQSLSRDGWQQEHYPVLDPNELPVSLLREPDGTPSQVSLALPGGKSLHARVWLAQVGRVPLLMLDSDIEENDLGERGVTDRLYGGGSEHRLLQEMLLGIGGVRAVRTYCRLTGHAQPEVFHTNEGHAGFLGLERIHELSYEELDFDAALEAVRAGTVFTTHTPVPAGIDRFDRELVARHFGPDAELPRIDVERILRLGMETYPGGEPNLFNMAVMGLRLGQRANGVSLLHGQVSREMFSGLWPGFDPDEVPITSVTNGVHAPTWVAPEVFRLGARQVGAQRTEDAMTVGGSERWDAVAEIPDQDVWDLRRVLREQLVTEVRERLSASWRQRGAGTAELGWIDGVLDPDVLTIGFARRVPSYKRLTLMLRDRDRLMDLLLHPERPIQIVVAGKAHPADDGGKRLVQELVRFADDPRVRHRIVFLPDYGMAMAQKLYPGCDIWLNNPLRPLEACGTSGMKAALNGCLNLSVLDGWWDEWFQPDFGWAIPTADGTAVDDDRRDELEASALYDLLEQRVAPRFYERGRTDLPDRWIEMVRQTLTHLGPKVLAGRMVREYVERLYTPAAHAHRAMSPSAARELAVWKSRVRGAWPHVTVDHVETSAGTPTAELGSTLSLRVRVGLGDLAPDDVEVQAVSGRVDSQDRIADGTAVPLKPVGGPDLEGRWVYEGPLSLDRTGPFGYTVRILPAHRLLASSAELGLVAVPSEELVEGAGVLMR, via the coding sequence GTGAAGGCCATCCGCAGATTCACCGTGCGTCCCGTACTCCCCGAAGCCCTTCACCCACTCAGTGATCTGGCGCGCAATCTGCGCTGGTCCTGGCATGCCGAGACCCGTGACCTCTTCCAGTCCGTGGACCCCGAGCGCTGGGCCGCCTCCGACCGCGATCCCGTACGCCTCCTCGGGAGCGTCTCGCCCGGACGGCTGGCCGAGCTGGCCGAGGACCGGCGCTTCCTGCGGCGCCTCGCCGCGGCCGCCGACGACCTGAACGACTACGTGACCGGAGACCGCTGGTACCAGACCCAGCCCTCCGGACTTCCCGCCGCCATCGCCTACTTCTCACCCGAGTTCGGCATCACGGCCGCGCTGCCCCAGTACTCCGGCGGCCTCGGCATCCTCGCCGGGGACCATCTCAAGGCGGCCAGCGACCTCGGCGTACCCCTGATCGGCGTCGGACTCCTCTACCGGCATGGCTACTTCCGGCAGTCGCTGTCCCGGGACGGCTGGCAGCAGGAGCACTATCCGGTCCTGGACCCGAACGAACTGCCCGTCTCCCTGCTGCGCGAGCCCGACGGCACACCCTCCCAGGTGTCCCTGGCCCTCCCCGGCGGGAAGTCCCTCCACGCCCGTGTCTGGCTGGCCCAGGTCGGCCGGGTTCCGTTGCTGATGCTCGACTCGGACATAGAGGAGAACGACCTCGGCGAGCGGGGTGTGACGGACCGGCTCTACGGCGGCGGCAGCGAGCACCGGCTGCTCCAGGAGATGCTGCTCGGCATCGGCGGGGTGCGTGCCGTGCGTACGTACTGCCGGCTGACGGGGCACGCGCAGCCCGAGGTGTTCCATACGAACGAGGGGCACGCGGGATTTCTTGGCCTGGAACGCATTCACGAACTGTCTTATGAGGAATTGGACTTCGACGCCGCGCTGGAGGCGGTCCGGGCGGGCACGGTCTTCACGACCCACACCCCCGTGCCCGCCGGAATCGACCGCTTCGACCGGGAACTGGTGGCCCGGCATTTCGGCCCCGACGCGGAACTCCCCCGTATTGACGTCGAACGCATTCTGCGATTGGGAATGGAGACCTATCCGGGCGGCGAACCGAACCTCTTCAACATGGCGGTGATGGGCCTCAGGCTCGGCCAACGCGCCAACGGGGTGTCATTGCTCCACGGGCAGGTCAGCCGGGAGATGTTCTCCGGGCTCTGGCCGGGCTTCGACCCGGACGAGGTCCCGATCACCTCCGTCACGAACGGCGTGCACGCGCCGACCTGGGTGGCCCCCGAGGTCTTCCGCCTCGGCGCCCGCCAGGTCGGCGCACAGCGCACGGAGGACGCGATGACGGTCGGCGGCTCCGAACGCTGGGACGCCGTCGCCGAGATCCCCGACCAGGACGTCTGGGACCTTCGCCGCGTGCTGCGTGAGCAGTTGGTGACGGAGGTACGGGAGCGGCTGAGCGCGTCCTGGCGGCAGCGCGGCGCGGGCACGGCAGAACTGGGCTGGATCGACGGCGTACTGGACCCTGACGTCCTGACGATCGGCTTCGCCCGCCGAGTCCCGTCCTACAAGCGCCTGACGCTGATGCTGAGGGACCGGGACCGTCTGATGGACCTGCTGCTGCACCCCGAGCGGCCCATCCAGATCGTGGTGGCGGGCAAGGCACACCCCGCGGACGACGGGGGGAAGCGGCTGGTGCAGGAGTTGGTGCGGTTCGCGGACGATCCGCGGGTGCGGCACCGGATCGTGTTCCTGCCCGACTACGGCATGGCGATGGCGCAGAAGCTCTACCCGGGCTGCGACATCTGGTTGAACAACCCTCTCCGTCCCCTGGAGGCATGCGGCACGAGCGGGATGAAGGCGGCGCTCAACGGCTGTCTCAACCTCTCGGTCCTGGACGGCTGGTGGGACGAGTGGTTCCAGCCGGACTTCGGCTGGGCGATCCCCACGGCGGACGGCACGGCCGTGGACGACGACCGCCGCGACGAACTGGAGGCCTCGGCGCTCTACGACCTCCTGGAGCAGCGGGTGGCCCCGCGCTTCTACGAACGCGGCCGGACCGACCTCCCCGACCGCTGGATCGAGATGGTCCGCCAGACCCTGACCCACCTGGGCCCGAAGGTCCTGGCCGGGCGCATGGTCCGCGAGTACGTGGAACGCCTCTACACCCCGGCGGCCCACGCCCACCGCGCCATGTCCCCTTCTGCGGCAAGGGAGTTGGCGGTGTGGAAGTCCCGGGTGCGGGGGGCGTGGCCGCACGTCACGGTCGACCACGTGGAGACGTCGGCGGGGACTCCGACGGCGGAACTCGGCTCGACGCTGTCTCTGCGGGTGCGTGTGGGCTTGGGTGACCTGGCCCCGGACGACGTCGAGGTCCAGGCGGTCTCGGGCCGCGTGGACTCGCAGGACCGCATCGCGGACGGGACGGCGGTGCCGCTGAAACCGGTGGGCGGGCCGGACCTGGAGGGTCGCTGGGTGTACGAGGGGCCACTGTCCCTGGACCGCACCGGGCCCTTCGGGTACACGGTACGGATCCTGCCCGCGCATCGGCTGTTGGCGTCGAGCGCGGAGCTGGGGTTGGTGGCGGTGCCTTCGGAGGAGTTGGTGGAGGGGGCGGGGGTTTTGATGCGGTGA